One Hordeum vulgare subsp. vulgare chromosome 4H, MorexV3_pseudomolecules_assembly, whole genome shotgun sequence DNA window includes the following coding sequences:
- the LOC123446298 gene encoding 40S ribosomal protein S20-like — MKSGKLGFEGSQEVQHRMRITLFSKSAKNFEKVCSGLVKGAKEKQLKVKGLVKMPTKVLNITTRKSPCGEGSRLPLM, encoded by the exons ATGAAGTCGGGCAAGCTCGGGTTCGAGGGCTCCCAGGAGGTGCAGCACCGGATGCGCATCACCCTCTTCTCCAAGTCCGCCAAGAACTTTGAGAAGG TGTGCTCCGGTCTGGTGAAGGGCGCCAAGGAGAAGCAGCTCAAGGTCAAGGGCCTCGTCAAGATGCCCACCAAGGTGCTCAACATCACCACCAGGAAGTCCCCCTGTGGAGAAGGTAGTCGCCTACCACTCATGTGA